A window of Myxococcus fulvus genomic DNA:
GCTTGCCCGCGAAGCTGACCATCTGCCGGTCATCGCCCGACTGGACCTCCGTGAGCCGATTCACGGCCGCTCCGAGGGACTGGCGGATGCGGACGATGGCCAGGTCGCCCCGGCCGCGCGGCACGCCCAAGTCCCGGAAGCTGAACCCATACGCGCCCAGCAGGCGCATCGAGTAGTCGAGCTCCGGCTCCTTGGGGTTCTTCTTCCAGTCGGGCCACTGCTCGGGCGCGACACCGGGCACGCGCGGGGGCGCCTCTCCGGCCATGGCGCGCTCGCAGTGCAGGTTGCGCCAGGTGGCCTCCATGTTGCCGGTGCCCGCGCTGGCGCAGGCGTCATAGAGCTGGTCGAGCGACACCTGGAGCAGCGCGCGGAAGTCGGCCAGGGCCTCTGCCTCGCAGACGCGCGGGGCTTCGGCGGCGCCGTCGTACACCGCGCGCATGCAGATGAAGGGCGCCCAGCTCCCGGGGTCCTGGGCGGGCTCGTCGCGGGGCCGGGCGAACGGGTCCTCGCCCTTCGTCACGTCGAGCAGCATCCGCCGGGCGTCGTACATGCCCAGGTAGAAGTCGAACGTGCGGAACTCCGTCTCGAAGAAGCCGAGGAACGCGAACAGCGGCGCGCTGGCGGCGGGGAAGTGACGACGGGGCAGCACGAGCCGCCGGGCGATGTCGGGCTCCTCCTCCAGCAGCAGCGACAGCTCCTTGGAGCGCGCGGTGTCCACGAGCGCCGCGATGATTCCGCTGAGCTCGGTGGGCAGTGAGCGGGAGGTGGAGCGGGCCTGGGCGGGTTGGAGGATGGGGTACTCGGTGGCGTCCGGGTCCACGAACGCGAAGGCGATGCCCTTGGGCGTCTGCCGCACGCCCGGCGTGGGGACGTCGCGCCACTGCAGCTTGCCGTCGACGGAGTGGAGGCCGTCGCGGGCGAGCCCCACCGCGAGGCGCAAGGGCGCGTTGTCGAAGATGCCTCCGTCGATGTAGCGCTCGGTCCGGGCCTCCCGGGGCAGACACACGGCGGGGGACTGGGACTCCTTCGCCATGCAGGTGGACAGCTCGTGCGGCGGGAAGGCCACGGGGAAGGACATCGACGCGAGAATGAGGTCGCGCAGCGCCTGGAAGGCGATTTCGCCCTGCTCGTCGGTGACGAGCAGCGGCTCCATGCGCCGGCTGCCGGGCGTCGTGTAGTTGGTGGCGGAGGGGGGCTTGCCCGGGCCGCGTCCCCGGATGCGGATGGCGAACTTCTCCTCGATGCGAGGCAGGGGCATGCGGCCGTTCGCGGCCATGAGCACGCGAGGCTCCACGCGCGTGGTGGAGACGCCGAGCACCACGTCACAGGACGTGCTCAGCCCCTGGTTCCAGGCCTTCTCGATGTCGGCGGCGCCGCGCTCGAGCCACTCCCGGGAGAAGACGCCGAGCGGGGAGGTCGACGCGGGGATGAAGAGCTGGTTGAAGCCGACGGGCACCCACGTCCGCCAGAACAGGGATTGGTCCGGGGGCGGCAGCTCGGCCCCGCAGGACGCCAGCACCGCGAGCAGCGAGTTCAGGCTCCCGGCGGAGGCCCCCGTCAGCAGCCGCAGGTCCACCTGCTGACTGCCCTGGGCCGAGGCGAGCGCGTAGTACAGGAAGCCCGCTTCGTAGACCCCCAGCGACACGCCGCCGCTGACGGTGAGCGAGACGGCGGTGGCGGGGACGCCCGACTCGTCGAGGGGAATCGGCTGGGCGTTCACGGGCGCGCCGAGCAGCAGGCACAGCCCGGCGAGGACGAGCGCCGTCGTGGAGCGGGAAGGGCGAGGGGCGGAGGTGACGTCGGTGGATGAAACACAGCCCGGCGTGCCGGGAACGGCTGAACCCATCCGGCGACCGTAGACCCGGGCCGCCCCGGGTGCATCAAGCTTCCGTGTCGGGGCGTGTTGCTTCCTGGACACGGCGCGAGGACGCGCGGGCGCGCGCCGTGTCGGAGGCTCTCGGGAGCGACGGGGGCGGTGCGCATCCACCAGGTCGTGGCGCGAGGCACCGGTAAGGCGCGATCGACGTCGACCGGGTCGTGCGCCGTCTCGGTGATGCGCCGGCTCTGTCACCGCGCGCGGGGTCGAGGATGACCACGTCGACGATGAACAGCCCATCGCGACGACGGGGACCCACGCGAGACATTCCGATGGGGGTCTTCCCGCGGCGCGGCGGGCTCGCGCAAGTCCACGTCCGTGCATGCGTTTCACGGCCTCCGCGGTCGGAGCCCGCCAGCGGGGCTCCGCAGCTCACCACGACATCCCTGGGTCGCCCGTGCATCACTGGGAGCGCGCCTTGGGGCCGAATAGGCTTGTCTTGGTTTGTCTTCACAATCGAAGGAGCAGCCCATGTCGAAGTCGTGGAGCGTCGTCGTGAGCATCCTCGCGGTGCAATGGCTGGCATGTGCCGGAGGAGGGGAGGCGCAGCCCGAGGGCCCTTCGGGTGAGATGCGGTTGTCGGTGCAGGGGCTGGCCCACGGGGAGCTCGACAGCCTGGTGGTCACCGCGCAGCCCGCCAATGTCTCGCAAACCCTGACCTATTCGGCGACATCGGACACCTTCGAGGGGACGCTCGTGTTGCCCGCGGGGGCGCAGACGCTGACGGCCGAGGGGTTCGTGGAGGACGGCACGGGGACCCCCGTGCTGGTCGCCAGTGGCACCGTGACGGTGACCGTGGTCGCGGGCTCCACGGTGGGCGTGTTCCTGGACATCCGGGATGTGACGCCGGCCGCGCCGCAGCCGGACATCGCGCCGTTCATCCGTTCGAGCATCTCCGGGGCGGTGGTTATTCGTCCTTACACGCTGACCGAGCTCGGCGTGGATGTCATCGACCTGGACGGAGACCCCATCACCTACCAGTGGACGAGCGACTGTCCGACGAGCGTGTTCACCCGCCCGAACGCGTCCTACACGGAGTGGTACAACACGGTGACGGGCGCGTGCAGGCTGGAGGTGCGCGCCACCGCGCGAGGTCAGACGGTGTCTCGCGCCATCAACGTCACCGTGTATTCGTTGACGCCGACGACCGGGGACGTGGACGTGGAGGGGACCTACACCCCGCGCCCGCTCATCACGGCCATCCACGCGCAGGGACAGGGCCTGCCCCTGCAGACCTTCCTGCGTGAGTCGGCGGTGACGCGCTTCCCCACCGTCGGGCCCAACCGGACCTTCCAGGTAGACATCTTCGTGGACTACGGCACAAGCCACGGCACGAGGACGGCGACGCTCGAGCTGGTGTCGGGGGTGCCGTGCGGCACGCTGGTGCGCGGCGCGGACACTTGCGCGACGAGCCCCGCGCCCACGTCCTGCTCGGTGCGGTACGCGTGGACCACGCCGATGCCCACCGCTCTCTGCAAGCTGACGGCCCGGGCCACCAATGGGACGCTGGCGGACGCGTTCACCGTGGGGACGATGGTGGACTGGGTGCCCTGAGCACTTCGGGTCGGGACGCCCGCGGGGGCCCAGGAGGCACCCGCGGGCATCGACCTGACCGGGAACGACTAGTAGCGGTAGGTGTCCTGCTTGAACGGCCCGTTCACCGTGACGCCGATGTACGAGGCCTGGTCCGGCGTCAGCTCGGTGAGCTGCGCGTTGAGCTTCTTGAGCTGCAGCCGGGCGACCTTCTCATCCAGGTGCTTGGGCAGCACGTACACCTTGCCCACCTGGTACTTGTCGCTGTGCGAGTACAGCTCGATCTGCGCGATGGTCTGGTTCGCGAACGAGCTGGACATCACGTAGCTGGGGTGACCCGTGCCGCAGCCCAGGTTCACCAGGCGGCCCTTGGCCAGCATGATGATGCGCTTGCCGTCCGGGAAGATGATGTGGTCCACCTGCGGCTTGATCTCCTCCCACTGGTACTTCTCCAGGGAGGCGACCTCGATCTCATTGTCGAAGTGGCCGATGTTGCACACGATGGCCTGGTCCTTCATCTTCGCCATGTGGTCGTGGGTGATGACGCTCTTGTTGCCCGTGGCCGTGACGAAGATGTCCGCCTTGTCCGCCGCGTAGTCCATGGTGACGACGCGGTAGCCCTCCATCGCCGCCTGCAGCGCGCAGATGGGGTCGATCTCCGTCACCCACACCTGGGCCGACAGCGCGCGCAGCGCCTGCGCGGAGCCCTTGCCGACGTCGCCATAGCCCGCGACCACCGCAATCTTGCCCGCCACCATCACGTCCGTGGCGCGCTTGATGCCGTCCACCAGCGACTCGCGGCAGCCGTACAGGTTGTCGAACTTGCTCTTGGTGACGCTGTCGTTGACGTTGATGGCGCGGAACAGGAGCGTGCCCTTGGCGGACATCTCCTGCAGGCGGTGCACGCCCGTGGTCGTCTCCTCGGTGACGCCCATGATCTTCGCCGCCTTGCGCGAGTACCACGTCGCGTCCTGGGCCAGCTTCGCCTTGATGGACGCGTACAGCTCCCGCTCCTCCTCGCTCTGGGGGTTGGCCAGGACGCTGGCGTCCTTCTCCGCGCGCTTGCCCAGGTGCATCAGCAGCGTCGCGTCACCACCGTCGTCCAAAATCATGTTCGGACCCTCGTGGTCGCTGCCCGCGGGGCCGAAGTCGAAGATGCGGTGGGTGAAGTCCCAGTACTCCTTCAGGGACTCGCCCTTGTGCGCGAACACCGGCGTGCCCGCGGCCACCAGCGCGGCGGCGGCGTGGTCCTGCGTGGAGAAGATGTTGCACGACGCCCAACGCACCTCGGCGCCCAGCGCCTGGAGCGTCTCCACCAGCACGGCCGTCTGGATGGTCATGTGCAACGAGCCGGTGACGCGAGCGCCCTTGAGCGGCTGCTGCTTCGCGTATTCCTCGCGGATGGCCATCAGCGCCGGCATCTCGCTCTCGGCGATCTTGATCTCCCGGCGGCCCCATCCGGCCAGGCCGAGGTCGGCGATGGCGTAGTCCTGCTTCTGCGTCTGCGTGGCGGCGGTCATGGCGTATCTCCTGATTTCAGGTTGCGTCGCGTGTGCTGGCGAGGTCCTGCCCGAGCCGCTTGGAAACGGACCCACCCTCGCAAGCCACGCGTACAGGTGAGTGCCGTTGGGTCATTCCCTTCGAGCCTGGGGCCAGGGGCCTCGCAACACTCCTCGAAGTCCGGGGCAAACTACGAGAAGGCCCGGCGAATTTCAAAGGGAAGTTGCCGCCCCGGAGGGCATGCGTGCGGGCGCTGCAGAACACCGGGCCTACAGGGTGGCCAGCGGTGGGAGCCCTTCCCCGCAGCCGAGCGGGGCGGCGCCGGCGTCACTGGCCGACGCGCGCCCGCGTGCTCGGGAGGGACTACTTGCCCGACGCGCGCACCGAGCCGCCGCTGGCCCAGTGGTCCGTGGCGGCGCGCGTGAGGGTCTGCGCGAGCAGGTCCTCGAGCAGGTCCGCCTTGGCGATGTCCTCGGGCTCGAAGACGCCCAGCAGCGCCAGCTCCGGCTTCTCGCCGTACTGCTCCTCGCCCAGCGTCAGCCAGCCGGGCGTGTAGCTGGCGCCCACCAGGCCGTTGACCAGGGGGGCGATGCGCAGCGAGGCGCCGTGCGCGTGCACGGGGCCCGCGGGCGCGCCGTTGCTCTTCACCAGGCCGATGTCCTTGCCGGAGAAGCGGACCTCGAACGCGCGCGAGTCATCCCAGTGCGGCACCTGCTCCAGGGACAGGGACAGGGCGCCCTCGGACGCGGGGCCGGCCTCGCCGTTCGCCTTCTGGACGGCGGCCTTCAGGGCGTCGGAGACCTGGGAGGACAGCTGCGCCCAGCGCTCGCGCCGCGCAAAGGCCTTCCGGATGTTGTCGTTGATTTCCTTCAGAGAGGCACCAGCGTTCTTCGACGGCATGAAGTCCCCTTCGGGGGTTGGAGGGCAGTGCCGGATGCTGCCTTCCGCTCACGCATGGTGTCCAGGGGGGCAGGGGCCCGGGGCGTGGAAATCCGCCGGGCCCCCCCATGCCTCACTCCATCGCAGGCAAAAGACATCAACTCCTCCGCGAGTTGTAGTCCGGGGCCTACAGGGCTGAGCGGGCAAGGCTCGCGCTTTCGCGCCTTTATGCGCGGGCCCGGTCCTTGCCTTGGGAGCTTCCATCGTCCCCAGCCCCAGGAGTCCTCGTATGAGTGTCGGACCCGCGAGCAGTCGAAGCAGCAGCGTCGGTGACAAGGATGCAGCGGCACGTCGTGCCGCCGAGGAAGCACGGCGCGCTGCGGAGGCGGCACGCAAGGCCGCGGAGGCAGCGCGCAAGGCGGCGGAAGCGGCGCGCAAGGCGGCGGAGGCTGCGCAGCGGGCCGCGTCCGACGCGCGCAAGACCCTGTCCGAGAAGCAGAAGGCCACCGTGTCCGCGCGGCAGAAGGCCGAGCAGCCGGGGCTTACGCCCGAGGCCGCCAAGGCCGCCAAGGCGCAGCTCGAGATGGCACGGAATGCCGAGCGCGACGCGGCCAACCAGGCCGTCCAGGCGGACAAGGCGCTCC
This region includes:
- a CDS encoding patatin-like phospholipase family protein — its product is MGSAVPGTPGCVSSTDVTSAPRPSRSTTALVLAGLCLLLGAPVNAQPIPLDESGVPATAVSLTVSGGVSLGVYEAGFLYYALASAQGSQQVDLRLLTGASAGSLNSLLAVLASCGAELPPPDQSLFWRTWVPVGFNQLFIPASTSPLGVFSREWLERGAADIEKAWNQGLSTSCDVVLGVSTTRVEPRVLMAANGRMPLPRIEEKFAIRIRGRGPGKPPSATNYTTPGSRRMEPLLVTDEQGEIAFQALRDLILASMSFPVAFPPHELSTCMAKESQSPAVCLPREARTERYIDGGIFDNAPLRLAVGLARDGLHSVDGKLQWRDVPTPGVRQTPKGIAFAFVDPDATEYPILQPAQARSTSRSLPTELSGIIAALVDTARSKELSLLLEEEPDIARRLVLPRRHFPAASAPLFAFLGFFETEFRTFDFYLGMYDARRMLLDVTKGEDPFARPRDEPAQDPGSWAPFICMRAVYDGAAEAPRVCEAEALADFRALLQVSLDQLYDACASAGTGNMEATWRNLHCERAMAGEAPPRVPGVAPEQWPDWKKNPKEPELDYSMRLLGAYGFSFRDLGVPRGRGDLAIVRIRQSLGAAVNRLTEVQSGDDRQMVSFAGKLAADTVAFAAPGTVLHVTMGPVQSEVGVSISAFEEQLPTGLRFTAALGFRGLEDVLSSGTEESFALAPVGGLEFRPSTDQSFLAQSRFSLRAGWMFSANDRYGTQACEGRGASRVTACSRAVVQALVGVAILERFRVQLIGEWYPGSRSRETLWSIAPGIGVEIGL
- the ahcY gene encoding adenosylhomocysteinase; the protein is MTAATQTQKQDYAIADLGLAGWGRREIKIAESEMPALMAIREEYAKQQPLKGARVTGSLHMTIQTAVLVETLQALGAEVRWASCNIFSTQDHAAAALVAAGTPVFAHKGESLKEYWDFTHRIFDFGPAGSDHEGPNMILDDGGDATLLMHLGKRAEKDASVLANPQSEEERELYASIKAKLAQDATWYSRKAAKIMGVTEETTTGVHRLQEMSAKGTLLFRAINVNDSVTKSKFDNLYGCRESLVDGIKRATDVMVAGKIAVVAGYGDVGKGSAQALRALSAQVWVTEIDPICALQAAMEGYRVVTMDYAADKADIFVTATGNKSVITHDHMAKMKDQAIVCNIGHFDNEIEVASLEKYQWEEIKPQVDHIIFPDGKRIIMLAKGRLVNLGCGTGHPSYVMSSSFANQTIAQIELYSHSDKYQVGKVYVLPKHLDEKVARLQLKKLNAQLTELTPDQASYIGVTVNGPFKQDTYRY